A region of Thermococcus barossii DNA encodes the following proteins:
- the rpoA2 gene encoding DNA-directed RNA polymerase subunit A'' has translation MVAAKTIKSMVDKAELPDNIKEELYTKLVEYNKKYKLKKAEVQAIIDEAVNEYQRALIEPGEAIGTVAAQSIGEPSTQMTLNTFHYAGVAEINVTLGLPRIIEIVDARKNPSTPIMTVYLDEKHRYDREKALEVARRIEGTSLENLAREMSIDILNFEFIVEIDPERLEKAGLDMERIQRKLESSFKSAEFEVDGYTVIMRPKKVGKLSDLRRLAEKVKKHRLKGLSGVGKTIIRKEGDEYVIYTEGSNFKQVIKVPGVDPTRTRTNNIHEIAEVLGIEAARNAIIEEIVNTMREQGLEVDVRHIMLVADMMTLDGVILPIGRHGIVGEKASVLARAAFEITTQHLFEAAERGETDPLNGVVENVLIGQPVPVGTGIVKLAMNLPLRPKRE, from the coding sequence ATGGTCGCCGCAAAAACCATCAAGAGCATGGTCGACAAGGCAGAGCTCCCGGACAACATCAAGGAAGAGCTCTACACCAAGCTCGTCGAGTACAACAAGAAGTACAAGCTCAAGAAGGCCGAGGTCCAGGCCATCATAGACGAGGCCGTTAACGAGTACCAGAGGGCCCTCATCGAGCCTGGAGAAGCCATAGGAACAGTTGCGGCCCAGTCCATCGGCGAGCCTTCAACTCAGATGACCCTGAACACATTCCACTACGCGGGTGTCGCCGAAATCAACGTCACCCTCGGTCTGCCGAGGATCATCGAGATCGTTGATGCCAGAAAGAACCCGTCAACACCCATCATGACCGTCTATCTCGATGAGAAGCACAGGTATGATAGAGAGAAGGCCCTGGAGGTCGCCAGACGCATTGAGGGAACGAGCCTTGAGAACCTCGCCAGGGAGATGAGCATAGACATCCTCAACTTCGAGTTTATCGTCGAGATAGACCCGGAGAGACTTGAGAAGGCCGGTCTCGACATGGAAAGGATCCAGAGGAAGCTTGAGAGCTCCTTTAAGAGTGCTGAATTTGAAGTCGACGGCTACACAGTCATAATGCGCCCCAAGAAGGTCGGTAAGCTCTCCGACCTGAGGAGGCTTGCCGAAAAGGTTAAAAAGCACCGCCTTAAGGGTCTCTCGGGCGTCGGGAAGACCATCATAAGGAAAGAAGGCGACGAGTACGTTATCTACACCGAGGGCTCCAACTTCAAGCAGGTCATCAAGGTTCCGGGCGTTGACCCGACGAGAACCAGGACCAACAACATCCACGAAATCGCCGAGGTGCTCGGCATCGAGGCCGCGAGAAACGCCATCATAGAGGAGATAGTCAACACGATGCGCGAGCAGGGTCTTGAGGTCGACGTCAGGCACATAATGCTCGTCGCCGATATGATGACGCTCGATGGAGTCATACTGCCCATTGGCAGGCACGGTATAGTTGGGGAGAAGGCCAGCGTGCTTGCCAGGGCCGCTTTCGAGATCACCACCCAGCACCTCTTTGAGGCGGCTGAGAGGGGTGAAACCGACCCGCTCAACGGTGTCGTCGAGAACGTCCTCATCGGACAGCCCGTACCCGTCGGTACGGGAATCGTTAAACTGGCAATGAATCTCCCCCTGAGACCGAAAAGGGAGTAG
- a CDS encoding DNA-directed RNA polymerase subunit A' translates to MQSMKKVIGSIEFGILSPQEIRKMSAAEITVPDTYDDDGYPIEGGLMDKRLGVIDPGLRCETCGARAGECPGHFGHVELARPIIHVGFAKTIHRVLESTCRECGRIKLTEEEIEEYMHKFEVMGDRKKAKDRLIKEIHKKAKERMVCPHCGAPQFPIKFERPTIYWELRKDEEGNEYKHRMMPSEVRDRLEKIPDKDLPLLGLHPEKARPEWMVLTVLPVPPVTMRPSITLESGIRAEDDLTHKLVDIIRINNRLKSNIEAGAPQLIIEDLWDLLQYHVTTYINNETSGIPPAKHKSGRPLKTLAQRLKGKEGRFRGNLSGKRVNFSARTVISPDPMISINEVGVPIAVAMELTVPEKVTEFNFEKLKKMVLNGPEKYPGANYVIDPEGRRIRLMENNLELIAEKLDIGWTVERHLLDGDIVLFNRQPSLHRMSIMAHRVRVMPYKTFRLNLAVCPPYNADFDGDEMNLHVPQTEEAQAEAKILMEVQNHIISPRYGGPLIAGIQDHISGGYLLTREGAYFTRAEVEQMLMFAGVDVDKLPKPDKVENGVELWSGKTIFSLLLPEDLTIWYRNKLCDEPERCEALEKLIEEKLIPDEEEVRKLAYDGFTYILNGKLLSGAIDKKAYGREDGKLLDIIVREYGVERARQFLDQVTKLAIWVITHKGFTTAIDDEDLPSEALDRIHEIIREAEERVNRLIEAYKNGELEPLPGKTLEETLESNIMAVLAEARDNAGKVAERYLGMTNHAVIMAKTGARGKMLNITQMAAMLGQQSIRGKRLYRGYRGRVLTHFKPGDLGARARGFVTNSYKSGLTPQEYFFHAMGGREGLVDTAVRTAQSGYMQRRLINALQDLKVDYDGTVRDPTGIIVQFKYGEDGIDPMKSWGGKTLDVDRVIVKTLLKVRGKG, encoded by the coding sequence ATGCAGTCGATGAAGAAGGTCATCGGGAGTATTGAGTTCGGAATCCTCTCACCCCAGGAAATCAGAAAGATGAGCGCGGCCGAGATAACCGTCCCGGATACCTACGACGATGACGGTTACCCGATAGAGGGCGGCCTCATGGACAAAAGGCTCGGTGTGATCGACCCGGGACTTCGCTGTGAGACCTGCGGAGCGAGAGCAGGAGAGTGTCCCGGCCACTTCGGGCACGTTGAGCTGGCAAGGCCGATAATCCACGTCGGATTCGCCAAGACCATTCACAGGGTTCTGGAGAGCACATGTAGAGAATGTGGAAGGATAAAGCTCACCGAGGAAGAGATAGAGGAGTACATGCACAAGTTCGAGGTCATGGGCGACAGGAAGAAGGCCAAGGACAGGCTCATCAAGGAGATACACAAGAAGGCCAAGGAGAGGATGGTCTGCCCGCACTGCGGTGCCCCGCAGTTCCCGATCAAGTTCGAGAGACCGACGATATACTGGGAGCTCAGGAAGGATGAGGAGGGCAACGAGTACAAGCACAGGATGATGCCGAGCGAGGTCAGGGACAGGCTTGAGAAGATACCCGACAAGGATTTGCCACTCCTCGGACTCCACCCGGAGAAGGCCAGGCCGGAGTGGATGGTTCTAACCGTCCTGCCGGTTCCGCCCGTTACCATGAGGCCATCAATTACCCTTGAGAGCGGTATAAGGGCTGAGGACGACCTCACCCATAAGCTGGTCGATATTATCCGTATCAACAACCGCCTCAAGTCCAACATCGAGGCCGGTGCGCCGCAGCTCATCATCGAGGACCTCTGGGACCTCCTACAGTACCACGTTACCACATACATCAACAACGAGACCTCCGGTATTCCGCCGGCCAAGCACAAGAGCGGAAGGCCCCTCAAGACCCTTGCCCAGCGTTTGAAGGGTAAAGAAGGTCGCTTCCGTGGAAACCTCAGCGGTAAGCGTGTCAACTTCTCTGCCCGTACAGTCATAAGCCCCGACCCGATGATAAGCATCAACGAGGTCGGCGTTCCCATAGCGGTCGCCATGGAGCTCACCGTTCCGGAGAAAGTAACCGAGTTCAACTTCGAGAAGCTCAAGAAGATGGTTCTCAACGGGCCCGAGAAGTATCCGGGCGCCAACTACGTTATCGACCCCGAAGGAAGGAGAATCCGCCTCATGGAAAACAACCTTGAGCTCATCGCCGAGAAGCTCGACATAGGCTGGACAGTTGAGAGGCACCTCCTCGACGGCGACATAGTTCTATTCAACAGGCAGCCTTCGCTTCACAGGATGTCCATCATGGCCCACCGCGTCAGGGTTATGCCCTACAAGACCTTCAGGCTCAACCTCGCCGTCTGCCCGCCCTACAACGCCGACTTCGACGGTGACGAAATGAACCTCCACGTGCCGCAGACGGAGGAGGCTCAGGCAGAGGCGAAGATACTCATGGAGGTCCAGAACCACATCATCTCGCCGCGCTACGGTGGCCCGCTCATCGCTGGAATACAGGACCACATCTCCGGTGGCTACCTGCTCACCCGCGAGGGAGCATACTTCACCCGCGCAGAGGTCGAGCAGATGCTCATGTTCGCCGGCGTTGACGTGGACAAGCTCCCCAAGCCGGATAAGGTCGAGAACGGCGTCGAGCTCTGGAGCGGAAAGACCATATTCTCGCTCCTGCTTCCGGAAGACCTTACAATCTGGTACCGCAACAAGCTCTGCGATGAGCCGGAGCGCTGTGAGGCTTTGGAGAAGCTCATAGAGGAAAAGCTCATCCCCGACGAGGAGGAAGTTAGAAAGCTCGCCTACGATGGCTTCACATACATACTCAACGGCAAGCTCCTCAGCGGTGCAATAGACAAGAAGGCCTACGGCAGGGAGGATGGAAAGCTCCTCGACATTATCGTGAGGGAGTACGGCGTTGAGAGGGCCAGACAGTTCCTTGACCAGGTCACCAAGCTGGCAATATGGGTCATCACCCATAAGGGCTTCACGACTGCGATAGACGACGAAGACCTCCCGAGCGAGGCCCTCGACAGGATTCACGAGATAATCCGCGAGGCGGAGGAGAGGGTAAACAGGCTCATAGAGGCCTACAAGAACGGCGAGCTTGAGCCCCTGCCGGGTAAGACACTTGAGGAGACCCTTGAGAGCAACATAATGGCCGTCCTGGCCGAGGCGCGTGACAACGCGGGTAAGGTTGCCGAGCGCTACCTTGGTATGACAAACCACGCCGTCATAATGGCCAAGACCGGAGCGAGGGGTAAGATGCTCAACATCACCCAGATGGCGGCAATGCTTGGCCAGCAGTCCATCCGTGGAAAGCGTCTCTACCGCGGCTACCGCGGAAGGGTTCTGACCCACTTCAAGCCCGGGGACCTCGGAGCCAGGGCCAGGGGATTCGTCACCAACTCCTACAAGAGCGGCCTAACACCGCAGGAGTACTTCTTCCACGCCATGGGTGGTAGGGAAGGACTGGTTGACACGGCCGTCAGGACGGCCCAGAGCGGTTACATGCAACGCCGTCTGATAAACGCGCTCCAGGACCTCAAGGTGGACTACGACGGAACCGTCAGAGACCCAACCGGAATCATCGTTCAGTTCAAGTACGGCGAGGACGGAATAGACCCGATGAAGAGCTGGGGAGGCAAGACGCTGGACGTTGATAGAGTGATTGTAAAAACCCTGCTCAAGGTGAGGGGGAAGGGGTGA